A genomic window from Fundidesulfovibrio magnetotacticus includes:
- a CDS encoding EamA family transporter, whose protein sequence is MQPRHVLLALVVTLLWGANFVVIRLGLDSFPPLLLAALRFVLAALPALFLPRPDIGWGRMIALGLAWFVGQFSLLFLGMAVGMPPGVASVVLQSQVFFTILLAALTLGERPRRVQGLGTLVALAGLGLIGITAGTGGVTPAGFGLLLAAAFCWSTGNILMRGAGRADMLGLIAWLSLIPPVPLLALSWVFEGPERIGGALTHLNWTGVGSVVYLTVFATFIGYGGWGALLKRYPAGTVAPFSLLIPVFGAACAWLALGETFGPQRLTGMGLILAGLAVVVLPDLRLLGRLRSGVFPHR, encoded by the coding sequence ATGCAGCCGCGTCACGTCCTTCTGGCCCTGGTGGTCACGCTCCTGTGGGGGGCCAACTTCGTGGTGATCCGCCTGGGGCTCGATTCCTTCCCGCCCCTGCTGCTGGCGGCGTTGCGCTTCGTGCTGGCGGCCTTGCCCGCGCTTTTCCTGCCCAGGCCCGACATCGGCTGGGGCCGCATGATCGCCCTTGGGCTGGCGTGGTTCGTGGGGCAGTTCAGCCTGCTGTTCCTGGGCATGGCGGTGGGCATGCCGCCCGGGGTGGCCTCGGTGGTGCTCCAGTCGCAGGTGTTCTTCACCATCCTCCTGGCGGCCCTCACGCTGGGGGAGCGGCCGCGCCGGGTGCAGGGGCTGGGCACGCTGGTGGCCCTTGCGGGGCTAGGGCTCATCGGGATCACGGCCGGCACGGGGGGCGTGACGCCCGCCGGGTTCGGGCTGCTGCTGGCGGCGGCGTTCTGCTGGTCCACGGGGAACATCCTCATGCGCGGGGCGGGGCGGGCGGACATGCTGGGGCTCATCGCGTGGCTGTCGCTCATCCCGCCGGTCCCGCTGCTGGCGCTCTCCTGGGTTTTCGAGGGGCCGGAGCGCATCGGCGGGGCGCTGACGCATCTGAACTGGACCGGCGTGGGGTCTGTGGTCTATCTGACGGTGTTCGCGACGTTCATCGGCTACGGCGGCTGGGGGGCGCTCTTGAAGCGCTATCCGGCGGGCACGGTGGCCCCGTTCTCGCTGCTCATCCCGGTGTTCGGGGCGGCGTGCGCCTGGCTGGCGCTGGGCGAGACGTTCGGGCCGCAGCGGCTGACGGGCATGGGGCTGATCCTGGCCGGGCTGGCCGTGGTGGTGCTGCCGGACCTGCGACTTCTCGGCAGATTGCGCTCGGGGGTTTTCCCGCATCGCTGA